Proteins encoded within one genomic window of Cucumis sativus cultivar 9930 chromosome 3, Cucumber_9930_V3, whole genome shotgun sequence:
- the LOC101220343 gene encoding rRNA-processing protein FCF1 homolog — MGRAKKGPKFAVMKKMVTSKAIKNYKEEVLNPKRKDLTKENLPRNVPNVPSALFFKYNTALGPPYRVLVDTNFINFSIQNKLDLEKGMMDCLYAKCTPCITDCVMAELERLGQKYRVALRIAKDPRFERLPCTHKGTYADDCLVERVTQHKCYIVATCDRDLKRRIRKVPGVPIMYITRHQYSIERLPEATIGGAPRM; from the exons ATGGGGAGGGCCAAGAAAGGACCCAAATTTGCAGTCATGAAGAAGATGGTCACCTCCAAAGCGATTAAAAA CTACAAGGAAGAGGTCTTGAATCCAAAGAGAAAAGAtctaacaaaagaaaacctCCCAAGAAATGT TCCAAATGTTCCTTCGGCACTTTTCTTCAAGTACAACACTGCATTGGGGCCACCTTATCGGGTTTTGGTGGAtacaaatttcatcaatttctcCATTCAAAACAAG TTGGACTTGGAGAAGGGAATGATGGACTGTCTATATGCTAAAT GCACTCCTTGTATAACAGACTGCGTGATGGCTGAGCTTGAGCGATTAGGTCAGAAGTATCGCGTTGCTCTGAG AATAGCTAAGGACCCACGTTTTGAGAGACTACCCTGTACTCATAAAGGAACCTATGCTGATGATTGCCTTGTTGAAAGGGTGACTCAG CATAAGTGTTATATCGTTGCTACTTGTGATAGAGATTTGAAGCGTAGAATTCGCAAG GTTCCTGGCGTACCCATCATGTATATAACTCGGCATCAGTATTCGATTGAGCGGTTGCCTGAGGCAACAATTGGAGGAG CGCCAAGGATGTGA
- the LOC101214621 gene encoding protein STRICTOSIDINE SYNTHASE-LIKE 2, translating into MNFNFCLNATALSALFALLAINITRFSLPPETTFDHWKTEYVPIHGAVGPESFAFDSSGGGPYTGISDGRIIKWLPQQQTWIDFAVTSSNRTGCEERERREEREERCGRPLGLKFKDSGDGDQLYIADAYMGLLRVGSNGGLAERLDFQTREDQLRGFDSLTFANGLDIDQFSGVVYFTDSSSHYQRRNFASSVLSGDNTGRLMKYDPKTKQLSLLLANLSFPNGVSLSKNGDFLLLAETTKCRILKYWLKTVKAGSYDVIAELPGFPDNIKASRRGGFWVGIHSRKRGSLRLILSQPWIGKVLLKLPLDIDKVHSFLGKWIKNGGIGMRVSEEGEVMEIIEGKGDLKWKSFSEVEEREDGVVWIGSINTPFAAKIKM; encoded by the exons ATGAACTTCAATTTCTGCCTCAACGCAACCGCCCTCTCCGCCCTCTTCGCCCTACTCGCCATCAACATCACCAGATTTTCCCTGCCACCGGAGACCACTTTCGATCATTGGAAAACGGAATACGTGCCGATTCACGGTGCCGTTGGGCCGGAGAGCTTCGCCTTCGACAGTTCTGGCGGCGGACCTTACACCGGCATCTCCGACGGCCGAATTATCAAATGGCTGCCCCAACAACAAACCTGGATTGATTTCGCCGTTACTTCTTCAAACAG AACAGGTTgtgaagaaagagagagaagggaggaaagagaagagagatgTGGGAGGCCATTAGGCCTCAAATTCAAAGACAGTGGCGATGGCGATCAATTGTACATTGCTGATGCATACATGGGATTGCTTCGAGTTGGCTCTAATGGGGGTTTGGCCGAAAGGCTTGATTTTCAGACGCGAGAGGATCAACTTCGTGGGTTTGATTCATTAACCTTTGCAAATGGCTTGGACATTGATCAATTCTCTGGAGTTGTCTATTTCACTGATAGCTCTTCTCACTATCAAAGAAG GAACTTTGCATCTTCGGTATTAAGTGGAGACAATACAGGAAGGCTAATGAAATATGATCCAAAAACCAAACAACTATCTCTTCTCTTAGCAAACCTTTCATTTCCAAATGGAGTTTCACTGAGCAAAAACGGCGACTTCCTTCTACTCGCCGAGACGACCAAGTGCAGGATTCTCAAGTACTGGCTAAAGACTGTAAAAGCCGGGAGCTACGACGTAATCGCTGAGCTCCCTGGCTTCCCAGACAACATAAAAGCGAGTCGTCGAGGTGGGTTTTGGGTTGGAATTCACTCGAGAAAACGGGGATCGTTGAGGTTGATATTATCTCAACCTTGGATAGGGAAGGTGCTATTGAAGCTACCTTTGGATATAGATAAAGTGCATTCATTTTTAGGAAAATGGATAAAGAATGGTGGGATTGGAATGAGAGTTAGTGAAGAAGGTGAAGTAATGGAGATTATTGAAGGCAAAGGAGATTTGAAATGGAAGTCTTTTTCTGAAGTGGAAGAAAGAGAGGATGGTGTTGTTTGGATTGGCTCTATTAATACTCCTTTTGCTGCTAAGATTAAGAtgtga
- the LOC101220573 gene encoding protein STRICTOSIDINE SYNTHASE-LIKE 10, with product MYSMLTFFVAATVAALVAIIFSLQTPFLKLEQVFAPPHIPGTHDYLRSANVIPLTGAIGPESLIFDQNGEGPYTGVADGRILKWQGDGRGWTDFAVTSSQRSECVRPFAPELEHVCGRPLGLRFDKTTGDLYIADAYLGLHVVGPSGGLATKLVSEFEGKPLRFTNDLDIDEDNDIIYFTDSSTVFQRRQFMASILSGDSTGRLFKYHRASKQVTVLLQGLAFANGIALSKDHSYVLVVESTSGRILRFWLQGTEAGNFDVLARLPGFPDNIRRNPKGEYWVALHSKKGIIGNLVTSTSWFGKLLLKLPIDFKRLHGLLVGGKAHATAIRLSEEGEVLEVLEDCEGNTLKFISEVEEKDGKLWFGSVLMPFIGVYE from the exons atGTATTCCATGCTTACATTCTTTGTGGCGGCCACTGTTGCTGCCCTTGTTGCTATCATCTTCTCCCTCCAAACCCCTTTTCTCAAGCTCGAACAGGTCTTTGCGCCGCCGCACATTCCTGGAACCCACGATTATCTTCGTTCCGCCAACGTTATTCCTCTCACTGGAGCAATCGGACCGGAGAGTTTGATTTTTGACCAGAATGGTGAAGGTCCCTACACTGGGGTTGCTGATGGCCGGATTCTCAAGTGGCAAGGTGATGGCCGTGGCTGGACTGATTTCGCTGTTACTAGCTCTCAGAG GAGTGAGTGTGTTCGCCCATTTGCACCTGAATTGGAGCATGTTTGTGGGAGGCCATTAGGACTGCGTTTTGATAAGACAACTGGAGATCTCTACATCGCTGATGCCTATCTCGGTCTTCATGTTGTGGGACCTAGTGGAGGTTTGGCAACAAAACTTGTAAGTGAATTTGAAGGCAAGCCACTTCGTTTCACAAATGATCTTGATATTGATGAGGACAACGATATCATATACTTTACTGACAGTAGTACAGTTTTCCAAAGAAG ACAGTTCATGGCGTCGATATTGAGCGGAGATAGTACGGGAAGGTTATTTAAGTATCATCGAGCTAGTAAGCAAGTTACGGTTTTATTACAAGGCCTTGCATTTGCCAATGGTATTGCATTAAGCAAAGACCATTCCTACGTGCTTGTGGTTGAGTCTACCTCTGGCAGGATTCTCAGATTTTGGCTTCAAGGTACTGAAGCAGGAAATTTTGATGTTCTTGCTCGGCTTCCAGGCTTTCCTGACAACATTAGAAGGAATCCGAAAGGTGAATATTGGGTTGCTTTGCATTCGAAAAAGGGAATTATTGGGAACTTGGTTACTTCAACATCTTGGTTTGGGAAACTTCTGTTGAAGCTTCCAATTGATTTCAAGCGATTGCATGGGTTGTTGGTGGGAGGGAAGGCCCATGCAACTGCTATTAGGTTGAGTGAGGAAGGAGAGGTTTTGGAGGTTTTAGAAGATTGTGAAGGAAACACTTTGAAGTTCATTAGTGAAGTTGAAGAGAAGGATGGAAAACTGTGGTTCGGATCGGTTTTAATGCCGTTCATTGGTgtttatgaataa